The DNA region GCGACGAGCTGTCCGAGTGCCCCGGCGGCGCCGGTGACCAGAATCATGGGAAGTCCCTCCTGAGCTGTGTGGTTCCATCCTCAGCAGAGGAACTCGATCGCATAAGGAGGCACATTCATGTCAGCAGGGCACACGGCGGTAACCGGCCCGGCTACCGCCCCGGTGGTCGCAGAACCCGTGATCCACTGCGAGACACCGCAGGACGAGTGCGGTGTCCGGGACGTGCTGGACCGGCTCGGCGACAAGTGGTCCGTCTACGTGGTGGTCGAACTCGCTTCCGGCATCCGCCGATTCAAGGAGCTCCAGCGCGCCATCCCCGGCGACATATCGCAGCGCATGCTCACGCTCACCGTCCGCCGCCTTGAACGCGACGGCCTGGTGAAGCGCACCGTCTATCCCACCGTCCCGCCCCAGGTCGAGTACGAGTTGACCGAGATGGGCCACAGCCTCACCCACCTCGTCAAGGCCCTCGCCGACTGGTCGATCGCACATCGCCCGGCCATCGCCGCCTCCCACCAGGCATGGGACACGGCCCACCCGGACTCGGACGCCCGCTGACCGAGCGGATCCAGCGAACGCGTGATGGGACGCTTCGGATCCGGAGCCGGTCCCTGCCGCCGGAAGGTCGCACGGCGTCACCGCGCACGCCGTGCCATCGTGGTGTCATGACCATCGAAGTGCGCCCGGCTGCGGTCTTCGAGGACGTCCGCACCCTGGTCGGCCCGAAGTCACCCGGGGCGAACGTCTGCTGGTGCCTGAGCTACCGGATTCCGTCCAAGCTCAACAACGAGCTTCGCGGGCCGGCCCGCGGCGAATACGTCGCCGAACTGTGCCGTACTGGACCCCCTCCAGGAGTGCTCGCCTACGACGGCGACGAGCCGGTCGGCTGGGCCGCGGTGGCGCCGCGCGCGGACACCTCCTTCGCGCGCAACCGCAAGATCCCGCACGTCGACGACGTCCCCGTCTGGTCGCTGTGGTGCATCCGCGTACGCCCCGGCCATCGGAAGCAGGGGATCTCGCACGCGCTCATCGCCGGTGCGGTCGAGTACGCCCGCGACCACGGCGCACCGGTCATCGAGGCGTACCCCCTCGACAACGGTGACGCCAAGGTCGACATGACGATGGCGTACGCAGGGCTCCGGAAGAACTTCGAACGCGCCGGGTTCACCCACGTCGCAGACACCACCTCGGTACTGGCCGGTCATCCCCGCATCCTGATGCGCCTCGACCTGCGCTGACAGGCCCCGCCCCGGGGCCTCGGCGCGCTCCTGAAGACCGCGAGCGCCTGAAGTGACCGTCACTCGGCATCAGTTGGCAACGGGACGTCAAAGGCGTTGAGTATCACGGAGATGCTGGAGTACTGCGCGATCAGGAAGACGAGTTCCGCCGTACCCTGCTCGCCGAAGGACTCGACCGCACAGCGGTAGAGCGCTCCCGGAAGCGGCGAGCCCGAATAGAGACATGCCGCCACATCGTGAGCGACCAGCTCCTCCGACGTCAGAGCCGAGGGCCGCTGTCCGGCGACCAGACCTGCGACGACGCTCTTGGACAGGCCGACCGCCAACGCGACCCTGCTGTGGGAATAGAGCTCGTAGGCCGCGCCGTACCGTGATCCGATGGTGAGGACTGCTACTTCGCGCACGCGCGTCGTGAGCACGCTGCCGCTCGTGACGGTCGTGAACCACTCCAGCAGGGGCCGGGCAAGGCCGGGAAAGCGCAGCATCACGGGGAACGGGCCGATCAGCGCGCCTTTCTCGTCCGTCGAGGTGAAGGGTGTCCGCAGCCCGTCCAGCATCCGCCGAACCTGCTCGTCGAGCATGCGCTGCTCGTCCGACAGGGCACTTGGCTCGATGGCGGGCATCCTCATGGTTTCCTCCTGCGTGTGACGGGGCTGCTGCGACGATCAGCGGGGAGCTTGAAGACACGGAGAGTCGGCGGACGTCGGAGAGTTGGCTGCGGTCCGGGGCCCTGAGTGAGTGGCCGCCTCGCGAGCTCTCGAAGCCGGGCGGTACCGAGGTGGACTTGCCGACCACCATCCATCGATGTCATTCCACAAAGTACACTGGCCAGTGTGATTTTAGGAATGTGGAGTGCGCCGCGTCGTAGTTCTCACGGCGGAGGTCCGAGGTGAGCCGTACTTGAAACCCAGTAGGCGGATTGCCGCAGCACCGATGACGACTCGGGATGGTGCTTGTCGAGAGGCTGAAGGGGTTCCCGACACGAGATACGGAGACTCCTTCGATGGCGACCTTCTTGTACCAACTGGGCCAACGGGCCTTCCGACGGCGTCGGTGGGTGGCCCTGCTGTGGGTGGCTGTGCTGGCCGTCGTCGGCATTGGTGCCCTCAGCGCTGCGGAAGCCCCTGACGATTCGTCGTCGATGCCGGGGATCGAGTCCCAGAAGGCGTTCGACCTCATCAACGAGCAGTTCCCCGGCAGTGAGGCGAACGGCGCGAGCGCCCGCATCGTCTTCATCGCGCCGGACGGCCAGAAGATCACCGCGGCGGGCCACCGATCGGCCGTCGACCGGTTCCTCACCGAGGCGGCCGACGGACCACAGGTCGCCGACGTGTCGAGCCCGTTCGACGGGCCGGGGCTGAGCAAGGACAAGAGCACGGCCTACGCCACGGTCACGTACAAGACCAAGGACGACGAGGTCACCGATAGCAGCAAGAAGGAGCTGGAGGGGGCCATCGAGGAGGTCCGCGACACGGGCTTGACCGTCGAGGTCGGCGGAAGCGCGCTGGCCACCGAGGCTCCCGCCGGAATAGGCGAGATCGTCGGCGTCTTCGTCGCGGCGATCGTACTGCTGATCACCTTCGGCTCCTTGGCGGCGGCAGGGCTTCCGCTGATCACCGCCATCATCGGCGTCAGCATCAGCCTGGCCGGGATCACCGCTCTGGCCAACGCCTTCGGACTCTCCTCGACCAGTGGCGAGTTGGCCATGATGCTCGGTCTCGCGGTCGGTATCGACTATTCACTGTTCGTGGTCTCCCGCTACCGGGAGGAACGGGCGAAGGGGCGCACTCCGGAGGAGGCCGTCGGTCTGGCCTTGGGCACGGCTGGTTCCGCGGTCGTCTTCGCCGGCCTCACGGTCGTCATCGCGCTGGCCGGGCTCTCGGTGGTCGGTGTACCGATGCTGACGAAGATGGGCCTGTCCGCCGCGGGAACGGTCGTCATCGGCGTACTCATCGCGCTCACCCTGGTTCCCGCACTGCTCGGCTTCTGGCCGAACGCCGTCCTCGCCCGTCAGACCCGCAGCGGCCGGGCCCGTAAATCCGAGCGTGGCCTGCGCATCCCCAGGATCAGGATCCCCCGTCGCGGCCGGCAACTTCGCAGGAGTCAGGAACCCGGCGAAAGCCAGGCACCCAGCAAGAACCGGGAGCACAGCAAGCGCGAGGAAGCCGGAAGCTGGAGCGTCCGCTGGGCGAGTTTCGTCCTGCGACGGCCCGTAGCGGTGCTGCTCGTCACCGTCGTCGGCCTGGGCGCTCTCGCCGTGCCTGCCCTGGATCTGCGGCTGGGCATGCCGGGTGACGAGGCCAAGCCCACCTCGACGACGGAACGCCGTGCCTACGACGCCCTCGCGGAGGGTTTCGGCCCCGGCTTCAACGGGCCGCTGACGATCGTCGTGGACGCGCGGGACGCTGACGACCCGAAGGCCGCGGTGGAGACGGTCGCCGAGAGGATCGGCGCCACGAAGGGCGTCGTGTCCGTCTCGTCGGCCCAGTTCAACGAGGCCAAGGACACCGCGGTGCTGTCTGCCACCCCGTCCACCGCTCCCGCCAGCGAGCAGACCAAGAACCTCGTCCACGCCATCCGCGATGAGCGCTCGGCGACGGAGACCGAGACCGGTGCCACCTTCGAAGTCACCGGCACCACAGCGCTGAACATCGACATCGCCAAGAAGATGCAGGACGCGCTGATCCCCTACCTCGTGGTCGTCGTGGGCCTGGCGTTCCTCCTGCTGCTGGTGGTCTTCCGTTCCGTACTGGTGCCTCTCAAGGCGGCTCTCGGCTTCCTCCTGTCGGTTCTCGCGTCCTTCGGTGCCGTGGTCACGGTCTTCCAGAACGGCCACGGTGCCAGTCTCCTCGGAGTCGATCAGACCGGTCCGATCATGAGCATGATGCCGATCTTCCTGGTGGGCATCGTCTTCGGACTCGCCATGGACTACCAGGTGTTCCTGGTGTCCCGGATGCGCGAGGCGTACGTCCATGGGGAAGGGGCCGGCCAGGCGGTCGTCTCCGGCTTCCGCCACAGCGGCCGGATCGTGGTGGCGGCCGCGCTGATCATGATGGCCGTGTTCTCGGGCTTCATGACGGCCGCTGATTCCATGGTCAAGATGGTCGGCTTCGGCCTCGCCACCGCTGTCCTGTTCGACGCGATCGTCGTCCGGATGGTCCTGGTTCCCGCTGTGCTCGCGCTGCTGGGCAAGCGGGCCTGGTGGCTCCCCGGCTGGCTGGACCGACTGCTGCCGCGGGTGGACATCGAGGGCGAGTCCCTGAACCGCAGGGCCGCTGAACTCCCTGCCCCGACCGGCGAATCACACCAGGACATGGCGCGTGTCTGACCGACATACCAGGGGGAGGGGACCCATGCCCGGCATGGGGCCCCTCCCCGCTCCACGACCACTCCGGGCCAGGCCGGCCGAAGGGAACAACCATCGGCGTGTCGGGACCGGACCCATCCCCAGCGGAGAGATTCATGCTCGCGACTTGGCGGCGGCACGCCGGCCGACACCCCCGGCTCGTCGAGGCGGGGTTCCTGATGTTGGTGTACGCGGCCACCAGCAACCAGTACAACGAAGGGGGACCGGGCCGGTGGCCCGGGCTTCTCTTCGCCACTGCCGCGTGCATTTCGCTGCTGGGGCGGCGCAGCCATCCAGGTGCGGTCGTCGCGGTCACCTCGGCCTGCGCCGCGATCTCGGGCAGCATCGGCCATCTGATCAGTCCTCTCCTGTTGCTCCCCGTGATCGTGGCGCTCTACGAACTCACCCTGCGCACCCCGCAGAAGACCGCGCACGTCTACGGCGCCGCCGTGATCGCGCTGATCGTCCTGACGGCCCTTCTCTCCGACGACAACAACCAGCCCTGGGGACTCAAGACGGTCAGTCCCGCTTTCTGGATCATGCTTCCGGTCGTGCAGGGCTCGGCGGTCCGGGCCCGGCGGGCCTACTTGGAAGCCGTTCACACACGAGCAGAGCACGCCGAACGTACGCGGGAGGAGGAGGCACGCCACCGCGTCGCCGAGGAACGGATCCGCATCGCCCGCGAACTGCACGACGTCGTCGCCCATCACATGGCCCTGGCCAATGCGCAGGCCGCCACCGCGTCGCACCTCGCCCGGACCCGACCGGAGCAGGCGCAGACGATTCTTGCCGAACTGGGCACCACGACCTCATCGGCGCTGCGCGAACTCCAGGCCACCGTCGGCCTTCTGCGCCAGTCCGACGACGCCGAGGACCCTCTGGAGCCGAGTCCCGGACTTGGGCGACTACCCGAGCTGGCATCCGCTTTCGGTGCCGCCGGACTCACCGTCCTCGTCACGGTGGACGGCGAGACACGGCCCTTGTCACCCGGAGTGGACCTGACCGCGTTCCGGATCGCACAGGAAGCGCTGACCAACGTCGCCAAGCACGCCGGC from Streptomyces sp. NBC_00258 includes:
- a CDS encoding winged helix-turn-helix transcriptional regulator, coding for MSAGHTAVTGPATAPVVAEPVIHCETPQDECGVRDVLDRLGDKWSVYVVVELASGIRRFKELQRAIPGDISQRMLTLTVRRLERDGLVKRTVYPTVPPQVEYELTEMGHSLTHLVKALADWSIAHRPAIAASHQAWDTAHPDSDAR
- a CDS encoding GNAT family N-acetyltransferase encodes the protein MTIEVRPAAVFEDVRTLVGPKSPGANVCWCLSYRIPSKLNNELRGPARGEYVAELCRTGPPPGVLAYDGDEPVGWAAVAPRADTSFARNRKIPHVDDVPVWSLWCIRVRPGHRKQGISHALIAGAVEYARDHGAPVIEAYPLDNGDAKVDMTMAYAGLRKNFERAGFTHVADTTSVLAGHPRILMRLDLR
- a CDS encoding MMPL family transporter, with amino-acid sequence MATFLYQLGQRAFRRRRWVALLWVAVLAVVGIGALSAAEAPDDSSSMPGIESQKAFDLINEQFPGSEANGASARIVFIAPDGQKITAAGHRSAVDRFLTEAADGPQVADVSSPFDGPGLSKDKSTAYATVTYKTKDDEVTDSSKKELEGAIEEVRDTGLTVEVGGSALATEAPAGIGEIVGVFVAAIVLLITFGSLAAAGLPLITAIIGVSISLAGITALANAFGLSSTSGELAMMLGLAVGIDYSLFVVSRYREERAKGRTPEEAVGLALGTAGSAVVFAGLTVVIALAGLSVVGVPMLTKMGLSAAGTVVIGVLIALTLVPALLGFWPNAVLARQTRSGRARKSERGLRIPRIRIPRRGRQLRRSQEPGESQAPSKNREHSKREEAGSWSVRWASFVLRRPVAVLLVTVVGLGALAVPALDLRLGMPGDEAKPTSTTERRAYDALAEGFGPGFNGPLTIVVDARDADDPKAAVETVAERIGATKGVVSVSSAQFNEAKDTAVLSATPSTAPASEQTKNLVHAIRDERSATETETGATFEVTGTTALNIDIAKKMQDALIPYLVVVVGLAFLLLLVVFRSVLVPLKAALGFLLSVLASFGAVVTVFQNGHGASLLGVDQTGPIMSMMPIFLVGIVFGLAMDYQVFLVSRMREAYVHGEGAGQAVVSGFRHSGRIVVAAALIMMAVFSGFMTAADSMVKMVGFGLATAVLFDAIVVRMVLVPAVLALLGKRAWWLPGWLDRLLPRVDIEGESLNRRAAELPAPTGESHQDMARV
- a CDS encoding sensor histidine kinase, which produces MLATWRRHAGRHPRLVEAGFLMLVYAATSNQYNEGGPGRWPGLLFATAACISLLGRRSHPGAVVAVTSACAAISGSIGHLISPLLLLPVIVALYELTLRTPQKTAHVYGAAVIALIVLTALLSDDNNQPWGLKTVSPAFWIMLPVVQGSAVRARRAYLEAVHTRAEHAERTREEEARHRVAEERIRIARELHDVVAHHMALANAQAATASHLARTRPEQAQTILAELGTTTSSALRELQATVGLLRQSDDAEDPLEPSPGLGRLPELASAFGAAGLTVLVTVDGETRPLSPGVDLTAFRIAQEALTNVAKHAGASTARVELAYTVDRLTLTVSDDGGTVPRAPAPSGGFGLIGMQERAQSAGGRLRAGHRPEGGFAVTAQLPIHA
- a CDS encoding carboxymuconolactone decarboxylase family protein, producing MRMPAIEPSALSDEQRMLDEQVRRMLDGLRTPFTSTDEKGALIGPFPVMLRFPGLARPLLEWFTTVTSGSVLTTRVREVAVLTIGSRYGAAYELYSHSRVALAVGLSKSVVAGLVAGQRPSALTSEELVAHDVAACLYSGSPLPGALYRCAVESFGEQGTAELVFLIAQYSSISVILNAFDVPLPTDAE